From a region of the Acidimicrobiales bacterium genome:
- the def gene encoding peptide deformylase encodes MSYEIRVFGDPVLRTVAAPIEDIDAKLVQMAHDMVPAMYEAEGLGLAAPQVGIQKRLFVYDLGDGPRYLINPQITESDGEWEYTEGCLSVPGLSFDIVRPKQVHLTGVDLDGNDVSIEADELLARLFQHELDHLDGVLLLDHLDKKTRKSALKTLRELRERSEPLARRVSLGLSEPDGLHLP; translated from the coding sequence GTGTCTTACGAGATTCGTGTGTTCGGAGATCCGGTGCTGCGCACCGTTGCCGCGCCAATCGAAGACATCGACGCCAAGTTGGTGCAGATGGCGCACGACATGGTTCCTGCCATGTACGAGGCCGAAGGTCTGGGCTTGGCCGCTCCTCAGGTTGGTATCCAGAAGCGGCTCTTCGTGTACGACCTGGGTGACGGCCCGCGCTACCTGATCAACCCCCAGATCACCGAGTCTGACGGCGAGTGGGAGTACACCGAGGGTTGTTTGTCGGTGCCGGGCCTGTCGTTCGACATCGTGCGCCCCAAACAGGTTCATCTGACCGGTGTCGACCTCGACGGCAATGACGTATCCATCGAGGCCGACGAGCTGCTGGCAAGGCTGTTCCAGCACGAGCTCGACCATCTGGACGGTGTTTTGTTGCTCGACCACCTCGACAAGAAGACCCGAAAGAGTGCGCTGAAGACGTTGCGCGAGCTTCGTGAACGTTCAGAGCCGCTGGCGCGCCGGGTGTCTTTGGGGCTGTCCGAGCCCGACGGCCTGCACCTGCCTTGA
- a CDS encoding methionyl-tRNA formyltransferase, which produces MPQLAIAPAHPQRVVFLGTPSAAVPSLRALVADGFEVALVITRADRRRGRRSAPTPTPVKAAALELGIRVSHDLDDVVTVGADLAVVVAYGRLVPTRILESLAFLNVHFSLLPRWRGAAPVERAILAGDDTTGVCIMGLEPALDTGPVYSRAETPIESKTADELTSELADLGASLLVRTMRTGLADPVPQSGEVTFADKLGPQDRFLDWNRPANELERVVRIGGAWTTWRGKRLLVHRAQLADSPDLGAAAPGGLVGVTVATGAGGLELVEVQPEGKGRTPARAWLNGARPGPDDRLGS; this is translated from the coding sequence GTGCCGCAACTCGCGATTGCTCCCGCACACCCCCAGCGGGTTGTTTTCCTGGGCACCCCGTCGGCCGCTGTGCCCAGCTTGCGGGCATTGGTTGCCGACGGTTTCGAGGTGGCGCTGGTCATCACCCGTGCCGACCGGCGCCGCGGACGACGCTCGGCCCCCACGCCAACCCCGGTGAAAGCCGCCGCACTCGAGTTGGGCATTCGGGTCAGCCACGACCTCGACGACGTTGTGACGGTGGGCGCCGACCTGGCGGTCGTGGTTGCATATGGGCGCCTGGTGCCCACGCGCATCCTCGAGTCGCTGGCTTTCTTGAACGTGCACTTTTCGTTGTTGCCCCGCTGGCGCGGAGCCGCCCCCGTGGAGAGGGCGATCCTGGCGGGCGACGACACGACCGGCGTGTGCATCATGGGGCTTGAGCCCGCGCTCGACACGGGCCCTGTCTATTCCAGGGCCGAGACTCCGATCGAATCGAAGACAGCGGACGAACTGACCTCCGAGCTTGCCGATCTGGGTGCGTCGCTGCTCGTCCGTACCATGCGCACCGGGCTGGCCGACCCGGTGCCGCAGTCGGGTGAGGTGACGTTTGCCGACAAGCTGGGGCCCCAAGACCGCTTCCTCGATTGGAACCGCCCGGCGAACGAGCTGGAGCGAGTGGTTCGCATCGGCGGGGCTTGGACTACGTGGCGCGGCAAGCGGCTTCTGGTGCACCGTGCACAGCTGGCCGATTCGCCCGACCTCGGCGCCGCCGCGCCCGGTGGTCTCGTCGGTGTCACCGTGGCCACGGGTGCCGGCGGACTCGAGCTGGTGGAGGTCCAGCCCGAAGGCAAGGGTCGAACCCCGGCCCGCGCGTGGCTGAACGGGGCCCGTCCCGGCCCGGACGATCGTCTGGGATCGTGA
- a CDS encoding transcription antitermination factor NusB, with protein sequence MSEQNARAVALTALMQIEAGQRSGPVLAQLLATAELDKRDRAFVTNLVQGVTRMRRACDHLIDAHLDRKPDEVVRQVLRLGTYQLLWLQTPLHAAVDATVEIAPRRARGFVNAVLRRVADAGVTKSWPSAAVELSYPDWIVDRLTNDLGADADGALRAMNDPETPAPRPDGFVQGLASRWVVDEVAAQTGDLVADLCAAPGGKSTGLALGGATVIAAEIASHRIDVLAETAHRFGQGRVLVVRADAGSAPFPAASFDRVVVDAPCSGLGALGRRSDARWKIKARDVDRLARVQSRLLGSAAELVKPGGTLIYAVCTMTRAETSDVVGGFADERFEPDPLVWPDRWRPLEGTRHGGLLLPQDHGTDAMAVARWRRA encoded by the coding sequence GTGAGCGAGCAGAACGCCAGGGCCGTGGCTTTGACGGCCCTGATGCAGATCGAGGCCGGCCAGCGTTCGGGTCCCGTGCTGGCGCAGCTGCTGGCCACCGCCGAGCTCGACAAGCGCGATCGCGCATTCGTCACCAACCTGGTGCAGGGGGTCACCCGAATGCGTCGGGCGTGCGACCACCTGATCGACGCACACCTCGATCGCAAACCCGACGAGGTCGTGCGCCAGGTGCTGCGTTTGGGGACCTATCAGCTGCTGTGGCTGCAGACGCCTCTGCATGCGGCCGTGGATGCCACCGTCGAGATCGCACCGCGCCGGGCTCGTGGGTTCGTCAACGCCGTGTTGAGGAGGGTTGCCGATGCAGGGGTTACGAAGTCTTGGCCCTCGGCAGCGGTCGAGCTGTCGTACCCGGACTGGATCGTCGATCGCTTGACCAACGACCTCGGCGCGGATGCCGACGGGGCACTTCGTGCGATGAACGACCCCGAGACGCCTGCCCCCAGACCAGACGGATTCGTCCAGGGACTGGCGTCCAGGTGGGTCGTCGACGAGGTGGCCGCTCAGACCGGTGATCTGGTAGCCGATCTGTGCGCTGCGCCGGGCGGAAAGTCGACGGGTCTGGCGCTTGGGGGCGCAACGGTGATCGCCGCCGAGATCGCATCACACCGCATCGACGTGCTGGCCGAAACCGCACACCGTTTTGGCCAAGGCCGTGTGCTGGTGGTTCGTGCCGATGCCGGGTCGGCACCGTTCCCGGCAGCTTCGTTCGACCGGGTGGTGGTAGATGCACCGTGTAGCGGCCTGGGTGCGTTGGGCCGACGCTCCGACGCTCGCTGGAAGATCAAGGCGCGCGATGTAGACCGACTGGCCAGGGTCCAGAGCCGCCTGCTCGGCTCGGCCGCCGAACTGGTGAAACCGGGCGGCACCCTGATTTACGCGGTGTGCACGATGACCCGAGCCGAGACCTCCGATGTCGTCGGTGGTTTCGCCGATGAGCGGTTCGAGCCCGACCCGCTGGTGTGGCCAGATCGCTGGCGACCACTCGAGGGCACCCGCCACGGTGGTCTGCTGCTGCCGCAGGATCATGGCACCGACGCGATGGCGGTCGCGCGCTGGCGTCGGGCGTAG
- a CDS encoding pyridoxal phosphate-dependent aminotransferase, translating to MSHRVPNLNARLQGFGTTIFTQMSALAAQTGAVNLGQGFPDTDGPAEVLEAAIAAMRAGHNQYPPMPGVAELRHAIARHQKRFYDLDYNADTEVQVTTGATEALAAVMLSLLEVGDEVITFEPWYDSYGASISMAGGFKRVVTLRPPHYHFDIDELARQITPKTRLLLLNTPHNPTGKVFALDELEQIAALCIEHDLLAVTDEVYEHLVFEGQHVPLATLPGMRDRTIVVSSGGKTFSFTGWKIGWICARPDLITAIRTAKQFLTFVSGPAFQMAMAVALDLEDDYYSRFAADMAAKRDLLCNGLDAAGFEVFVPQGTYFVNTDIGPLGGTDGVEFCLELPQRAGVVAIPTQAFYDNVDEGRSLVRFTFCKRPEVLTEAVERLATLKPRP from the coding sequence GTGTCACATCGAGTTCCCAACCTGAACGCCCGCCTGCAGGGCTTCGGCACCACGATCTTCACCCAGATGTCGGCCCTTGCCGCCCAGACCGGCGCGGTGAACCTGGGCCAGGGCTTCCCCGACACCGATGGGCCTGCCGAGGTACTCGAGGCTGCGATTGCGGCCATGCGTGCCGGCCACAACCAGTATCCGCCCATGCCGGGTGTCGCCGAGCTGAGACACGCAATAGCGCGGCACCAGAAGCGTTTCTACGACCTCGACTACAACGCCGACACCGAGGTGCAGGTCACCACCGGAGCCACCGAAGCGCTTGCCGCGGTGATGTTGTCGTTGCTCGAGGTGGGCGACGAGGTCATCACCTTCGAGCCCTGGTACGACAGCTATGGAGCGTCGATTTCCATGGCCGGAGGCTTCAAGCGCGTAGTCACCCTTCGGCCACCCCACTATCACTTCGACATCGATGAACTGGCCCGCCAGATAACCCCGAAGACCCGCTTGTTGCTGTTGAACACCCCCCACAATCCGACTGGGAAGGTGTTTGCACTCGACGAGCTCGAGCAGATCGCTGCGCTGTGCATCGAGCACGACCTGTTGGCCGTGACCGACGAGGTCTACGAACACCTGGTGTTCGAGGGCCAGCACGTTCCGTTGGCAACCCTGCCCGGCATGAGAGACCGCACCATCGTGGTGAGCTCGGGCGGCAAGACGTTCAGCTTCACCGGCTGGAAGATCGGCTGGATCTGCGCCCGACCCGACCTGATCACCGCGATCCGCACTGCGAAGCAGTTTCTCACATTCGTCAGTGGGCCCGCCTTCCAGATGGCGATGGCGGTGGCACTGGACCTCGAAGACGACTACTACAGCCGTTTCGCAGCCGACATGGCAGCCAAGCGAGATCTGCTGTGCAACGGTCTCGACGCCGCCGGCTTCGAGGTGTTCGTGCCCCAGGGGACCTACTTCGTCAACACCGATATCGGGCCTCTCGGGGGCACCGACGGGGTCGAGTTCTGCCTCGAGTTGCCCCAGCGGGCCGGCGTGGTCGCCATACCCACCCAGGCCTTCTACGACAATGTCGACGAAGGCCGGTCGTTGGTGCGCTTCACGTTCTGCAAACGACCCGAGGTGCTGACCGAGGCCGTCGAACGCTTGGCAACGCTGAAGCCAAGGCCCTAG